Genomic window (Thermoflexus sp.):
CCGATGGCCCAGTTGTCCCGCCAGTCGCTGCTGGTCCCGGTTTTCACCGCCGCCGGGCGGGAAAGGTTCAGCGGGCTCCACGATCCGAACCCCATGGCCCGCGCGTTGGGATCTTTCAGGATATCGGTGATAAGGAAAACCACCCGTGGATCCAGAATCCGCGGACCGGGTTCCGGCGATGCCGCATATCGGAGCCGCCCGTGGCGATCCCGAACCTCCCGGATCAGGAGGGGAGTGATGCGGCGCCCGCCGTTCGCCAGGGCCGCGTAGGCCGCCGTGAGATCCACCAGCCGCACCTCGCCCCCTCCCAGGGTCAGCGCCAGCCCATACCGGGCCGGTGGCCCGGGAAGCCGGACCCCCAGCTGATCCAGCAGTTCCACGAGACGAGGGACCCCTACCTGTTCCAGCACGGCGACCGCCGGCACGTTGAGAGAGGAGGCCAGCGCTACGCGAGCGGAGACCGGCCCATGGTAGCGCCGATCGTAATTGATGGGCTGATAGCTCTCCCCCTCCGCGGTGATGAAAGTCTGAGGAAGATCCCAGAGGAGCGAGGCCGGGGTCAGGAGCGGGCCGCTGCGGGGATCGAAGGCAAGGGCGTAGGTGAAGGGCTTGAGCGCGGAGCCGGGCTGGCGGGGGATGCGGACGCCATCCACCGCGCCCTGGATGGCGGCGTTGAAGTAATCGGGGCTCCCCACCCACGCCAGGACCTCTCCGGTGTAAGGCTGGATCACCACCACAGCGCCGTTGCGCGCGCTGGCGCCCGGGTGGTCCGGTCGGGGGCGGTTGATCGCCTCCAGATGGGCGCGCAGGATCTCCGTGATGGCCTCGTTCCAGCCCAGATCCAGCGTGGTGGTCACCACCAGGCCCTCCTCGAACATCCTTTCTTCCCCGAACTGCGCCACCAGGGCCTCGCGGACGGCCATCACGAAATGGGGGGCGTGGATGAGAAACGGCGCGCTGGCGAAGCGCAAGCGCTCCGCGGCAGCCCTTTCGGCTTCCTCAGGGGAAAGAAAGCCATGTCGGGCCATCAAGCGGAGCACCTGTCGGCGGCGTTCCTCGGCGGCCTCCGGATCCGTGAAGGGATCATAGCGGCTCGGCGATTGGGGAAGGCCAGCCAGAAGGGCGCATTCCGCTGGATCCAGCTCCGCGGCATGCTTGCCGAGATAAGTCATGGCGGCAGCTTCCAGCCCGTAGGCGAAGTGCCCGTAGAAAACTGTGTTGAGGTAGATCTCCAGGAGCTCATCCTTCCCATAGCGCTGGCTCAGGATCAGCGCCAGGATCGCCTCCCGGACCTTCCGGCGGAGGGTGCGCGCGGTTCGTTCATTGGGGCTCAGGAGCAGCGATCGGGCGATCTGCTGAGGGATGGTGCTGGCCCCGGATATCGCCTCTTCGCCCCTCAGGTTGGTCCATAAGGCCCGCAGGATCGCGATCGGATCCACGCCGGGGTGTTCATAGAAACGGGCATCCTCGGTCGCCAGGGTGGCGGCGATGCAGGCGTTGGGGATCCGATGCAGTGGGAGCCAGATGTGGCGTCCCTGGTGGGGAGGGGCCAGCTCGTAGAGGAGCCGGCCGTGGCGGTCCAGAATACGGACGCTGGGTCGGGGAGCCTGCCGGCTCAGATCCCTCGGATCCGGGAGCGGTCCGATCCAGAGCGCCAGCGCCCCCGCGCCCAGCCCGCTTCCCAGCAAACCGACCAGCAGGATCCTTCTCAGCCATCGCCGGATTCGGGTCACGGAGCGCTCCTGCTTCTACGGGCGATCCTC
Coding sequences:
- the pbpC gene encoding penicillin-binding protein 1C, with protein sequence MTRIRRWLRRILLVGLLGSGLGAGALALWIGPLPDPRDLSRQAPRPSVRILDRHGRLLYELAPPHQGRHIWLPLHRIPNACIAATLATEDARFYEHPGVDPIAILRALWTNLRGEEAISGASTIPQQIARSLLLSPNERTARTLRRKVREAILALILSQRYGKDELLEIYLNTVFYGHFAYGLEAAAMTYLGKHAAELDPAECALLAGLPQSPSRYDPFTDPEAAEERRRQVLRLMARHGFLSPEEAERAAAERLRFASAPFLIHAPHFVMAVREALVAQFGEERMFEEGLVVTTTLDLGWNEAITEILRAHLEAINRPRPDHPGASARNGAVVVIQPYTGEVLAWVGSPDYFNAAIQGAVDGVRIPRQPGSALKPFTYALAFDPRSGPLLTPASLLWDLPQTFITAEGESYQPINYDRRYHGPVSARVALASSLNVPAVAVLEQVGVPRLVELLDQLGVRLPGPPARYGLALTLGGGEVRLVDLTAAYAALANGGRRITPLLIREVRDRHGRLRYAASPEPGPRILDPRVVFLITDILKDPNARAMGFGSWSPLNLSRPAAVKTGTSSDWRDNWAIGYTPDWVVGVWIGNVDQTPLREISGVTGAAPIWHAVMELLHRDQPVRDFPIPEGVHRVRVCALSGKQPTPDCPQTREEWFIEGTEPKEPDDLYRRLRIDRRTGKLAGPETPPEEVEERVFIMWPPPAWKWAQENGLPLPPVEGQETAGGAGILRWVSPPAGAIYRRIPSFPSEAQRLLVEVHWIGRGVPQVVRVQIDGQPWMEWTEPPYRAWWPLAPGSHTFQAIARLGEGQTAEAPPLHIEVR